GGCGACACGGTTGCCCTGCACAGGCTGGACATGTCGATCCGGGCGGGCGAATTCGTCACCTTCCTGGGTCCGTCGGGCTGCGGCAAGTCGACGACGCTGCGTATCCTGGGCGGGTTCGAAACGCCGACCACCGGCCGGGTGATCCTGAACGGCCGCGACGTGACCGCCGAGCCGCCGAACAGGCGCCGGGTCAACATGGTGTTTCAGGATTACGCGCTGTTTCCGCACATGACCGTGCGCCGCAACATCGCCTTCGGTCTGGAACTCAAGGGCCTGACGCGGCCGCAGATCGCCGCGCGGTCGGACGACCTGATGGGGTTCCTGGAACTTGCACCGCTGGCCGACCGGCTGCCCGACCAGCTCTCCGGCGGGCAGCGGCAGCGGGTGGCGCTGGCGCGGGCGCTGGCCCCGGATCCCGATCTGCTGCTGCTCGACGAACCGCTGGGCGCGCTCGATGCCAAGCTGCGCGGCCAGGTGCAGGCCGAACTGAAATCTATACAGCGCCGCACCTCGAAGACCTTCTTCTTTGTCACCCACGACCAGGACGAGGCGCTGACTATGTCCGACCGGATCGTGGTGATGAGCAAGGGCCGGGTGGAGCAGGTGGGCACGCCCGAGGATCTCTATTTCCATCCGGCATCGCGGTTCGTGGCCGATTTCATCGGCGAAACCAACCTGATCGTAGGCCGGGTCGCTTCCGTGCGCGGTGACGAGGTGGCGCTGGACTGGAACGGCCAGCGGCTGATCGGCTGCGCGCCGCGCGACGGTGCCCCGGTCGAGGGCGGGACCGTCGCCGCATCGGTCAGACTGGAGAAGCTGATGCTGTCCGAAACCAGGCCGGACCTGCCCAACGTGGTCCCGGTGCGGATCGTCTCGAAAGTGTTCAAGGGCAGCCGGACCGAGGTCGGCGTCCGCGTCGATGGCGGTGACGAAACCCCGCTGCGGGCCTATGTGGACACCGCGCTGGGTCATGCGCTGGGGGACGGGCAGATCTGGGCGGGCTGGTCCGCCGACGCGATGGCGGTGCTGCGCGACTGAACCGGACCCCCGCCCTCAGGCAATTGCGGCGGTCGCAACCTGCGGCAGGACATAGGCGCAATCCCGCGGCGCGCGGCTGACCCGCAATTCGCACCCGTAGGCATGGCTGAGCCGGTCGTCGGTAAAGACCTCGGCGGGCGGGGCCTGCAACACCAGCCGTCCGCCGCGGAACAACGCAACGCTGTCGGCGACCATCGCCGTGAGGTTCAGGTCGTGCATGACGGCGACCACGCCGCCGCCACGGCGGGCGAAATCGCGCAGGATTTCCATCACCTGCAACTGGTGCCCGATGTCGAGGCTCGACACCGGTTCGTCCAGCAACAACCAGCGCGGAGTGCCGTTGCCGACCGGATCCCAGACCTGCGACAGCACGCGGGCCAGTTGAACACGCTGCTGTTCGCCGCCCGACAATTCCTGGTAATAGCGGGCCTCGAACCCGGCCAGGCCGACATGGCGCAGGGCAAGGCGCGCGATCCGGTTGGCGTCGGTCGCCTGCGCCGCGCCGAGGCGGACGACTTCGATCACCGTAAAGGGAAAGGCCAGCGGGGTCGCCTGCGGCAGCACCGCCCGCATCCGGGCCAGATCCGAAAGCGGCGTGGTGGCGATGTCCCGGCCATTGAGCGTGATCCGCCCGGTGCCGCTGAGGTCGCCCGACAGCATCTTCAGCAATGTCGTCTTGCCTGCCCCCGACGGGCCGACTACGGCGGTGACCTCGCCGGGCCGGGCGGTGAAATCCACGCCCTGCAACACGGTCTTGCCACGGTTGTGATAGGCGATGGCGTTGGCGCTCAGCATCTGGTCACAGATCCACGATGCCGCGCTGGCGCAGCAGGATGAACAGGAAGAACGGCCCGCCGATGACGGCGGTGACGATCCCGATCGGCAGTTCGGCGGGGGCAATGACGGTGCGGCTGAACAGGTCCGCCAGCAGCAGCAGAACCGCACCGAGAAGCGCCGCGTTGGGCAGCAGCATCCGGTGGTCCGGACCCGAGATCAGCCGGATCAGGTGCGGCACCACGATGCCGATGAACCCGATCCCGCCGCTGACGGCCACGGCGGCGCCGGTGGCGGCGGCGACGACCAGCACGGCGGCCTGTTTCAGCCGTTGCACCGGGATGCCCATATGCCCCGCCGCGGCCTCTCCGAGCGACAGGCCGTTCAGCCCGTGCCCCAGCAGCGGCGCGGCCAGAAGCGGCAGCAGGATCATCGGCGCGGCAAGCGAAAGCCTGCCCCAGGTGGCCCCGGCGAGCGATCCGAGGTTCCAGAAGGTGAAATCGCGCAGTTGCGCATCGTCGGCCATGTAGACCAGCAGTCCGGTCAGCGCCATCGCCAGTGCCGTCAGCGCGATGCCCGCCAGCAGCATCGTGGCGACCGAGGTGCGCCCCTGCCGCGTCGCGATGCGGAACAGCAGCAGCGTGGCGCCCCAGGCGCCGGCAAAGGCCGCCGCCGGCACCAGCCACACCCCCAGCAGCGCCGCGACGGGCAGGGCGCCGCCCAGCACGATGGCACTGACCGCGCCCAGGCTGGCGCCCGCGCTGACCCCGACGATGCCGGGATCGGCCAGCGGATTGCGGAACAGCCCCTGCAACACCGCCCCCGACACGGCGAGCGCCGCGCCGACGAGGATGCCCAGCAGAACGCGGGGCAGGCGGATGTCCCACAGGACCACGCGGTCGCGCATGGCCACCTCGTTGCCGGCCGCAATCGTCAGCAGCGCATCCTGCAGCGAGGTTCCGGTCGCCCCGACCGACAGCCCCAGCAGCGCCACCGCCAGCAACGACACCAGCAGGCCCGCCATCAGCACCCGTGCCCGGTGGCTGCGGTCGCCCGGAACGGCGGGGCAGTCGGATGCGGCGAGATCGGCCACCGGTCAGCTTCCGATCCGGTCCAGTTTCTCGGACAGTTCGGTGATCGCCTGCCCGGTGCGCACCGAGAACCCCAGCAACAGCATCCCGTCCATGCGCAGGATCGCGCCGGATCGCGCCGCCGGTGTCGCGGCGATGGCGGGAATGGCGAACAGATCCTTGTCGGAGATATGGCGCGTGCCACTGGCATCCATCATCAGGATCACGTCGGGCGCGGCGGTCAGGATCGCTTCGTCGGTCAGCAGCTTGTAGCCCGCGAAACCGTCGACCGCGTTCTCGGCACCGGTCAGGGTCAGGATGCCATCCGCCGCGGTGTTTTCGCCACCGGCCAGGACGCGCCCGCCCTGAAGGGCCAGCACGAACAGCACCTTCTTGCCGCCCAGATCGGTTTCGGCCACGGCGGTGTCGATCGCGGCGGCGACCTCGCCGGCCAGTTTCGCGCCGTCCTCGGGCACGCCGAGCGCATCGGCCACGGCGGTGATCTTGGCCAGCACCGCGGCGCGGTCAAAGCCCATGGGGACGGTCGCAACCGGTATCTGGGTCTCGTTCAGCAATTCGAGCACTTCGGGCGGTCCGGCGCCGTCCTCGGCCAGAATGAGATCGGGATTGACCGACAGCACGCCTTCGGCGGACAGGCGGCGGACATAGCCGATATCGGGCAGGGCCAGCGCCTCGGGCGGGTGGTTGGATGTCGTGTCGCGCGCCACGAGCCGGTCCTGCTGTCCCAGCGCATAGACGATTTCGGTGACCGAACCGCCGACCGACACGATCCGCTGCGCGGGATCGGCGGGCAGGGGGGCCGCCGCCATCAGCGCGGCAACCGCCGCGGCGGTGATCCGGGCCAGGCCGTGGCGGCGGATCATACGGTTTCCTCCTGCGCCAGCCCGTCGAGCGCGAACACGGTTTCGTTCCAGCGCGCCGCCGCGTCCTGATCGGCCAAGACGCCAAAGAGCTGCACGATCAGCATGCCGTCCTTGTCAAATGCCTCGACCGATATCGCATCGCCGCGCCGGGTCGCCTTGGTCACCTGCCAGACCTCGGCGATGTGATCCGCGCGCAGGTGGAGGTTGAACCCCGGATCCAGCACGTTGAGCCATGGCCCCATCGGCTTGAGCGTCGAGATCGGACCGGTGTGGATCTCGATACATCCCATGTTGCCCACGAACGCCATGATCGGCAGCGCGGTTGCCGCCGCCCGTTCCAGCAGGGTGGCGACAGAGGTCGTCGCCAGCGGCCGGACATAGGGCGCGCCCGCGATCCGGTAGGCCCCCAGCCGGTTCATCTTGAGCTTGCGCACCATCTGGAGGAACTGGTGCGTATCGGTGATGTTGTCCCATTCGGCGCGCAGGCGGTCCGCCTTGTCCGGGTCGGCTCTGGCCGGCTCGACCGGCCGCCGGTCGGACACGGACAGCGTTTCGGCGCGGTCGCAGACGGCCAGTTCCTCGATCAGGCCATCCCATTCCTCGACCACCGAACTGTCGCGCAGGAACACTTTGTGAACCGCGTCTCCGGCCGCGTCGAAGAACTGCAGCGACTGGCGGACCCCACCATCCTTGAGCGGTTTTTCCACGGCAAAGCCATAGGCGAAATGGCGCGGAAACAGCCGCAGGTCAATTTCACCGTTCACGATCAGCGCGGCATGGGGGCCGCCCCGGTAATCGTCATAGACGCCGATCTTTTCGATCACGCAGCTGTCGTTGCGCGTCAGCGCCATCACTTCGCCAAGGCGGTTGATCGCGGGCATCACCCGGTCGGGATCGGCCGAGATCGGGGTCACGCCATGCCCGATATGGGCGGCCAGGAGCTGGGCTTCGGTGATGCCGATCCTGTCGGCCAGGTCGCGTTCGCGCAGATCGGGATCGGCAACACGGGCGGCGCGGATGTCAGCGGGGGACGGTATATCCTTGATGGGCAAGGGATTCTCCTTCAGCTTGAGGGCGGAACGGTTGGGCGCACCCTGACGGCGCGACGCGGTTCCTGTGGCCTGATTTCCGAATCGGAATTACCGACAAAAATACTCAGCTACAAGATTTCTTTGCGGCGGGGGCAGAATTACCGGGTGCCGCTTGTCTTGCTGAGACGATGATTTCGACGACCAAAACCGTGTCGTTTCTGCACGGTTTCGGGCAACCGGACGCAGAGCCGCGCAATATTCCTAGTAAACAAGTCAGATTTGCAATAGGGACGGCCTGCCACGATTCCGGTCGCATCGCCGCCGCCGGGATCCCAGCCAATACACCCAGCTTTCCGCCAGGTTCCGAACAGGTTCACCGCCAACGGGCGAGGGACGCCACCACGACAGGGCCAGGACGCCCCAACTCGGACAGGAAAAAAGATGAATTCCCGATCAACACTTCTGGCGCCGGCATCGGCCGCCCTGCTGCAAGCCGTGCTGGGCGCGTCGCCGCTGGCCGCGCAGGCCAGCGATACCTCGATCGTTCCGCTGAACGAGATCAACGTGACCGGCTCGGGCCTGCCGACCGAGGTGCTGAACAGCCCGTCATCGGTGACCGTGGTCAACAACGAGGAAATCAGCCGCGTTCCGCCCAGTTCGGTGGCGCAGCTGCTGCGCGATGTGCCCGGCGTGCGCGTGACAGAATCCGGCATCGAACGGCTGCGCATCCGGGGCGAAAGCTCGCAGCGTGTCGCCATCATGATCGACGGTCAGCGCATATCGGATCACACCACCTATGGCACCCCGATCCTGATTTCCCCCACCGAGATCGAGCGGATCGAGGTCGTGCGCGGCCCGTCTTCGGTGGTATCGGGGAACCGGGCCATCGGCGGGGTGGTGAACATCATCACCAAGCGCGGCGCCGACACGCCGGTCGAGGTCACCGCCAGCGCCGGATACCTGGGCGCCAATGACGGCTATCGCGCCTCTGCCAGCATCGCCGGGACGGTCGAGAACTTCGATTACCGCCTGTCCTATTCGCAATCGGATCTCGGCGACCGGGAAACCCCGAACGGGCCGCTGGTGCCCTCGGGCAGCGAGGACCGGGACATCAATGCCTTTCTCGGCTACCGCTTCGGCAACCACTATATCGGCGCGCGGGCGCAGGACTACGATCTCTCCGCCGATGTCTATACCGGCGACCCGGCCTTTGATATCTCGCTGCCGAAACGCGATCTGCGCAAATACAGCCTGTTCTACGAAGGCGAGAACCTGACGCCGTGGATGTCGCTGCTCAAGCTCGACGCCTATACCCAGACCATCGACCGACAATTCCGCAACGACATCACCTTTCCTGCCGGGCCGTTCAGCATGAACGTGCTGTCCATGTCGGATGACGAACAGACGACGCGCGGGATCAAGGCGGTGGCCAACCTGGAGTTTGCCGCCGGTCACCGCACGGTCGTGGGTCTGGAATACGAAGACGACAACCTGCAGACCCGCAAGAACACGACCACTTCGATGATGCCCGCCTTTGGTCCGCAGTCGGTGTCGACGAGCTTTGCGGACGCTTCGATCGAGACCAGCAGCCTCTTTGCCCAGCACGAGGCAACCTTCGGGCGGCTGACCGGGACCGTGGGTGT
This is a stretch of genomic DNA from Pukyongiella litopenaei. It encodes these proteins:
- a CDS encoding ABC transporter ATP-binding protein, with the protein product MSDAMTDEIVKIDGVSKRFGDTVALHRLDMSIRAGEFVTFLGPSGCGKSTTLRILGGFETPTTGRVILNGRDVTAEPPNRRRVNMVFQDYALFPHMTVRRNIAFGLELKGLTRPQIAARSDDLMGFLELAPLADRLPDQLSGGQRQRVALARALAPDPDLLLLDEPLGALDAKLRGQVQAELKSIQRRTSKTFFFVTHDQDEALTMSDRIVVMSKGRVEQVGTPEDLYFHPASRFVADFIGETNLIVGRVASVRGDEVALDWNGQRLIGCAPRDGAPVEGGTVAASVRLEKLMLSETRPDLPNVVPVRIVSKVFKGSRTEVGVRVDGGDETPLRAYVDTALGHALGDGQIWAGWSADAMAVLRD
- a CDS encoding heme ABC transporter ATP-binding protein; its protein translation is MLSANAIAYHNRGKTVLQGVDFTARPGEVTAVVGPSGAGKTTLLKMLSGDLSGTGRITLNGRDIATTPLSDLARMRAVLPQATPLAFPFTVIEVVRLGAAQATDANRIARLALRHVGLAGFEARYYQELSGGEQQRVQLARVLSQVWDPVGNGTPRWLLLDEPVSSLDIGHQLQVMEILRDFARRGGGVVAVMHDLNLTAMVADSVALFRGGRLVLQAPPAEVFTDDRLSHAYGCELRVSRAPRDCAYVLPQVATAAIA
- a CDS encoding FecCD family ABC transporter permease codes for the protein MADLAASDCPAVPGDRSHRARVLMAGLLVSLLAVALLGLSVGATGTSLQDALLTIAAGNEVAMRDRVVLWDIRLPRVLLGILVGAALAVSGAVLQGLFRNPLADPGIVGVSAGASLGAVSAIVLGGALPVAALLGVWLVPAAAFAGAWGATLLLFRIATRQGRTSVATMLLAGIALTALAMALTGLLVYMADDAQLRDFTFWNLGSLAGATWGRLSLAAPMILLPLLAAPLLGHGLNGLSLGEAAAGHMGIPVQRLKQAAVLVVAAATGAAVAVSGGIGFIGIVVPHLIRLISGPDHRMLLPNAALLGAVLLLLADLFSRTVIAPAELPIGIVTAVIGGPFFLFILLRQRGIVDL
- a CDS encoding heme/hemin ABC transporter substrate-binding protein is translated as MIRRHGLARITAAAVAALMAAAPLPADPAQRIVSVGGSVTEIVYALGQQDRLVARDTTSNHPPEALALPDIGYVRRLSAEGVLSVNPDLILAEDGAGPPEVLELLNETQIPVATVPMGFDRAAVLAKITAVADALGVPEDGAKLAGEVAAAIDTAVAETDLGGKKVLFVLALQGGRVLAGGENTAADGILTLTGAENAVDGFAGYKLLTDEAILTAAPDVILMMDASGTRHISDKDLFAIPAIAATPAARSGAILRMDGMLLLGFSVRTGQAITELSEKLDRIGS
- a CDS encoding hemin-degrading factor encodes the protein MPIKDIPSPADIRAARVADPDLRERDLADRIGITEAQLLAAHIGHGVTPISADPDRVMPAINRLGEVMALTRNDSCVIEKIGVYDDYRGGPHAALIVNGEIDLRLFPRHFAYGFAVEKPLKDGGVRQSLQFFDAAGDAVHKVFLRDSSVVEEWDGLIEELAVCDRAETLSVSDRRPVEPARADPDKADRLRAEWDNITDTHQFLQMVRKLKMNRLGAYRIAGAPYVRPLATTSVATLLERAAATALPIMAFVGNMGCIEIHTGPISTLKPMGPWLNVLDPGFNLHLRADHIAEVWQVTKATRRGDAISVEAFDKDGMLIVQLFGVLADQDAAARWNETVFALDGLAQEETV
- a CDS encoding TonB-dependent receptor, which codes for MNSRSTLLAPASAALLQAVLGASPLAAQASDTSIVPLNEINVTGSGLPTEVLNSPSSVTVVNNEEISRVPPSSVAQLLRDVPGVRVTESGIERLRIRGESSQRVAIMIDGQRISDHTTYGTPILISPTEIERIEVVRGPSSVVSGNRAIGGVVNIITKRGADTPVEVTASAGYLGANDGYRASASIAGTVENFDYRLSYSQSDLGDRETPNGPLVPSGSEDRDINAFLGYRFGNHYIGARAQDYDLSADVYTGDPAFDISLPKRDLRKYSLFYEGENLTPWMSLLKLDAYTQTIDRQFRNDITFPAGPFSMNVLSMSDDEQTTRGIKAVANLEFAAGHRTVVGLEYEDDNLQTRKNTTTSMMPAFGPQSVSTSFADASIETSSLFAQHEATFGRLTGTVGVRYYNVSSNLGSYSQNGVAQPGQSNSDDRWLGSAGLVYRLTDDAVLRANISQGYTYPSLSQLFLTSTGGGGTLIGNPNLKPETATNYELGARIDRGSIVLDAALFYTRSKDYITAIGTGIPRQSIYQNVNSVDSWGMELAAEFDPGWQNGIRPYLSVANVNREFTYANGFTTRDSGTPDWTGVAGLRADWTAGGVGGTWDLFVRSESRATERNDAGVVVEETGGWGTLNLRGSVDLTDYAGLTFELGNLFDKSYRPIDQIEGPGRYLSVFLTTRF